A stretch of DNA from Fibrobacter sp. UWB11:
ATTGTCCATAAAGTCCTTGGCCGTGACTTCGCCATCACCGGACATGTCCAGGTGAAGGGTTTCGTCGTGATCAGACAGGAGCTTTACACGGATGCTCTTGAGGTTGAGGATAATGTCAGTGACATCTTCCTTCACACCCGGAATCGTCGAAAATTCCTTGTCAACGCCTTCGATTTTCACGGAGACAATAGCCGCACCCTGCAGAGAGGAGAGGAGAACGCGACGGAGAGCGTTACCGAGGGTGATACCCCAGCCACGTTCCAAGGCTTCTACGACAAACTTGGCGTAGCGGCCATCTTCGCCGGTTTCCACTTTCTGGAAGCTGCGCGGCATCTGAAGTGATTTCCACATCATTGGCGATACCTCTTTGGATTAAATTCTTCTCTTCTTTTTAGGACGGCAACCATTGTGCGGGATGCCCGTCACGTCTCGAATAGAGAGAACTTCGAGGCCCGCATTCTTGAGAGCGCGGACGGCAGATTCACGGCCGCCACCAGCACCCTTAACGCGAACGTCCACCTTGCGCATGCCGAGATCGAATGCCTTGTGGGCAGCGGTTTCAGCGGCAAGCTGGGCTGCAAACGGCGTGCTCTTGCGGGAGCCCTTGAAACCGGAGTTACCCGGAGAACCCCAAGCGACCACGTTGCCGCGAGCGTCGGTGATAGAAACGATTGTATTGTTGAAGGAAGCGAACACGCAGGCGATACCCTGGATGTCAATGCGCTTCTTGCCCTTCTTAACCTTGACTTCTTCAGCAGCAGCCGGAGCTTCAGCAGCGGCAGCAGCAGTTTCCTTGATTTCTTCTTCAGCCACGATGATACTCCTTACTTCTTCTTGTTAGCCACAGTCTTCTTGGGGCCCTTACGTGTGCGGGCGTTGGTGCGGGAACGCTGACCGCGGACCGGGAGGCCCTTGCGGTGGCGGATGCCGCGATAGCAGCCAATATCCTGCAAACGCTTGATGTTCAAGGTAACTTCTGCGCGGAGCTGACCTTCCACAGAGTATTCATCTTCCAAAAGATGACGAATCTTACCTTGTTCTTCTTCAGTCAGGTCGTCACACTTCTTGTTCTTGTCAATGCCCAGCTGAGCACAGACCTTGTTAGCGGTGAACAGACCGACACCATAGATTGCCGTCAGACCGTATTCAACAGTCTTGTTTTTCGGTAAATCGACACCAGCGATACGTGCCATACGATCTCCTTATCCCTGCTTCTGCTTGTGACGGGGGTTCTTCGAACAGATGATGCGCAATACACCCTTGCGACGGATGATCTTGCAGTTTTCACATCTGGGTTTGATGGAGGCTTTGATTTTCATAGGTTTGACCTTCTTTTGTAATACCTATTACTTGTAACGGTAAGTAATTCGCCCGCGATTTAAATCGTACGGGGAAATCTCGACCAACACTTTGTCGTCCGGCAAAATTCTAATAAAATGCCGGCGCATTTTTCCTGAAACATGGGCCAGGATTTCGTGACCATTTCCAAGTTGAACACGGAAGAAAGCGTTGGGAAGAGCTTCCAACACAACGCCTTCTACTTGTATACCTTCTTCTTTAGCCACTAGGATGCCATCCTGCCGCGAATGCGGCCACGTTTCAAGAAACCTTCATAGTTTTTGGTATGCAACTGGGCTTCGAGCTGACGAAGAGTATCCAGAGCAACACCTACCACGATTAGGACCGAGGTACCCCCAATATAGAAACTCATATTGAGAGCGTCTTTCAAGTGCAGGGGAACAACGCTGATTAAAGCGAGGTAGAGGGACCCTGGCAATGAAATTCTGGTCAAAACATGGTCAATGTATTCTGCTGTCTGCTTACCCGGACGGACTCCCGGAATAAACCCACCAGACCTCTTGAGATTTTCGGCAATGTCGTTCGGGTTGTACTGGATTGCCGTGTAGAAGTAGGTGAAGAATATGATGAGGAGTGCATCTACTACGCTGTAGGAGATGTGACCCGGAATAAATGCAGAAGCAAAAGCCTGCATCGCAGATACGTTCGGGAACCAAGATGCAACCATTGCTGGAATGAACATGATGCAGCTTGCGAAGATCACGGGAATCACGTTAGCGGTGTTCACCTTGAAAGGCAAATAGCTAGCCTGACCACCCAAGACCTTGTTTCCGACGGTCCTGCGAGGACTTTGGAGTGGAATGCGACGGGTCGCCTGCTCGACGAAAACGATAAACCCGACAATCACAACCACGATGGCCAAGATAAAGACCTCGATCGCAAGGGGCTGGATGCCTTCGCTAAACATTTCCCATTCGGCTAAGATGGCTCTCGGAAGGCCACCGACGATACCGGCGAAAATTATAAGAGAAATACCGTTACCCACACCGTGCGAGGTAATCTGCTCGCCAAGGTACATCAAGAAGATGGTACCTACGGTGAAGGTTAACGTAGCAAGGAGACGAAAGCCGAAATTACCGAGTCCGGACGAGAAGTTATCGGAGAGAACCGAGATTCCCGTACCAGCGGCTGTCGTCACCTTGAGGTTAGAAAGCCACATAGAAATGCCCCATCCCTGCAAGGCAGAAAGAACTACCGTGAAGTATCGGGTATACTGATTCAGCTTTGCGCGACCTTCCTGACCCTCTTTCTGGAGCATCTGGATGGCAGGAATCACCGAACCCATTAACTGGATGATGATGCTTGCGCTGATGTACGGCATGATACCGAGGGCAAATACAGTTGCTTTCGCAAATGCACCGCCGGTAAACGAGTCGTACAGGCCAAACAAGTTATTCGAATTTTTGAAGTATTCTGCGAGAACCGCAGCGTTTACTCCGGGGATGGAGA
This window harbors:
- the rpsK gene encoding 30S ribosomal protein S11; amino-acid sequence: MKETAAAAAEAPAAAEEVKVKKGKKRIDIQGIACVFASFNNTIVSITDARGNVVAWGSPGNSGFKGSRKSTPFAAQLAAETAAHKAFDLGMRKVDVRVKGAGGGRESAVRALKNAGLEVLSIRDVTGIPHNGCRPKKKRRI
- the rpsM gene encoding 30S ribosomal protein S13, whose amino-acid sequence is MARIAGVDLPKNKTVEYGLTAIYGVGLFTANKVCAQLGIDKNKKCDDLTEEEQGKIRHLLEDEYSVEGQLRAEVTLNIKRLQDIGCYRGIRHRKGLPVRGQRSRTNARTRKGPKKTVANKKK
- the rpmJ gene encoding 50S ribosomal protein L36, translating into MKIKASIKPRCENCKIIRRKGVLRIICSKNPRHKQKQG
- the infA gene encoding translation initiation factor IF-1, which produces MAKEEGIQVEGVVLEALPNAFFRVQLGNGHEILAHVSGKMRRHFIRILPDDKVLVEISPYDLNRGRITYRYK
- the secY gene encoding preprotein translocase subunit SecY; this encodes MEALKKAIDAFVNAFKIPDLRKKILFTLGLLIVYRIGAHISIPGVNAAVLAEYFKNSNNLFGLYDSFTGGAFAKATVFALGIMPYISASIIIQLMGSVIPAIQMLQKEGQEGRAKLNQYTRYFTVVLSALQGWGISMWLSNLKVTTAAGTGISVLSDNFSSGLGNFGFRLLATLTFTVGTIFLMYLGEQITSHGVGNGISLIIFAGIVGGLPRAILAEWEMFSEGIQPLAIEVFILAIVVVIVGFIVFVEQATRRIPLQSPRRTVGNKVLGGQASYLPFKVNTANVIPVIFASCIMFIPAMVASWFPNVSAMQAFASAFIPGHISYSVVDALLIIFFTYFYTAIQYNPNDIAENLKRSGGFIPGVRPGKQTAEYIDHVLTRISLPGSLYLALISVVPLHLKDALNMSFYIGGTSVLIVVGVALDTLRQLEAQLHTKNYEGFLKRGRIRGRMAS